One window from the genome of Anguilla rostrata isolate EN2019 chromosome 5, ASM1855537v3, whole genome shotgun sequence encodes:
- the LOC135255156 gene encoding golgin subfamily A member 6-like protein 25 encodes MESGARREREQGEREREMLEKVVQVLQEQGLLMTGESLEDLRTLREELRNERQQEMSEFRQQWMTVLENMEHQRTQQHRNLEVWRHWQECQLSEQVERFQQSEMWRRECEEEQGRAQMHQMSQQWGDKYHRIHALMSEMHENWRDFEELNRREQAEVFELCEGLRREWATWTEQRMQERNLLERETREHDRRKEREEWRKQREFMEISHERVELQHKMEIERLEVEIRELRSLILRITEVKTERESTEETYEPVTLATGNTTAVLIEEEISQIEVENERNLVTVEIESSARESKKQEKEEKESQKHKKKKSFWSRFCWKKRVTTKKECSEETVGQSALKLRVVGKLTSPILAGESSREKEKKIEGVANVSKTETEQEQKQNKKTKGFWSLWRGRK; translated from the coding sequence ATGGAGTCAGGtgcaaggagagagagggagcaaggcgagagggagagagagatgctggagAAAGTCGTGCAGGTTCTTCAGGAACAGGGCCTCCTGATGACTGGGGAGAGCCTGGAGGATCTAAGAACACTGAGGGAAGAGCTAAGGAATGAAAGACAGCAGGAGATGAGTGAGTTCAGACAGCAGTGGATGACAGTGCTGGAGAACATGGAGCATCAGAGGACACAGCAACACCGAAACCTGGAAGTGTGGAGGCATTGGCAGGAGTGCCAATTAAGTGAACAGGTAGAGCGGTTTCAGCAGTCTGAAATGTggaggagagagtgtgaggaGGAACAGGGCAGAGCACAGATGCATCAGATGTCGCAGCAGTGGGGAGACAAGTACCACAGAATACATGCCTTGATGTCTGAGATGCATGAAAACTGGAGGGACTTTGAGGAGCTGAACCGCAGAGAACAGGCGGAAGTGTTCGAGCTCTGCGAAGGGCTGAGGAGGGAATGGGCCACCTGGACAGAACAGAGAATGCAGGAGAGAAACCTTTTGGAAAGAGAAACCAGGGAACATgacaggaggaaagagagggaggagtggaggaagcagagggaaTTCATGGAGATCTCGCATGAGCGCGTGGAACTCCAACATAAGATGGAAATAGAAAGGTTGGAGGTTGAGATAAGGGAACTGAGATCACTTATCTTACGCATAACTGAGGtgaaaactgagagagagagcactgaggAGACCTATGAGCCGGTCACTCTGGCCACAGGAAATACAACTGCGGTGCTGATAGAGGAGGAGATCAGCCAGATAGAAGTGGAGAATGAGAGGAACCTCGTCACAGTGGAGATAGAAAGCAGTGCGAGGGAGAGCAAGAaacaggagaaagaggagaaagaaagccagaaacacaagaagaaaaagagtTTTTGGTCACGGTTCTGCTGGAAAAAGCgagtgaccacaaaaaaagaGTGCTCAGAGGAGACAGTAGGACAAAGTGCTCTGAAATTGAGGGTAGTGGGAAAATTGACAAGTCCCATACTAGCTGGAGAGAGCAgcagggaaaaagagaaaaagatagAGGGAGTGGCCAATGTCAGTAAGACTGAAACAgagcaagaacaaaaacagaacaagaagACAAAAGGTTTCTGGTCTCTCTGGCGTGGGAGAAAATAA